In Pongo pygmaeus isolate AG05252 chromosome 13, NHGRI_mPonPyg2-v2.0_pri, whole genome shotgun sequence, one genomic interval encodes:
- the LOC129026529 gene encoding ESX-1 secretion-associated protein EspI-like — MLITSQNSYLFVCMRGIRKLNSIPCDCRVAIPAAPGSSRGRPGQVTPPGGPSGMARTHSRGHPDHAPPPGHPSCSLPLCAGSSCLATPEPARTPSLAEPGPGVPVAVVKPCILPGGGCTGSRTEKPPLSPTRGDCRVPMAAAPISLRWRSGWQARPGGPQAWHAGDPEADQAMHLHPAWAPKLQPTSVCRQQPPGISRARPHSPHLGNRTRFSCGCGQARRSALQQLHEGRKRPSVPSPVAAEGP; from the coding sequence ATGTTAATTACCTCACAGAATAGTTACCTTTTTGTGTGCATGCGTGGGATAAGAAAACTGAACTCTATCCCCTGTGACTGCAGAGTGGCTATTCCAGCTGCTCCAGGCTCCAGCAGAGGAAGACCGGGGCAGGTGACACCACCAGGGGGGCCCTCAGGCATGGCGCGCACGCATTCCAGAGGCCACCCAGACCATGCTCCGCCTCCTGGCCACCCAAGCTGCAGTCTCCCTCTGTGTGCAGGCAGCAGCTGCCTGGCAACCCCCGAGCCCGCTCGCACTCCCAGCCTCGCAGAACCAGGGCCTGGTGTACCAGTGGCTGTGGTCAAGCCGTGCATTCTGCCCGGCGGCGGCTGCACAGGATCTAGAACTGAGAAACCGCCACTCAGCCCCACACGGGGTGACTGCCGAGTGCCCATGGCAGCGGCCCCGATCTCCCTCAGGTGGAGGAGTGGTTGGCAGGCACGGCCTGGGGGCCCTCAGGCTTGGCACGCTGGAGATCCCGAGGCCGACCAGGCCATGCACCTCCACCCCGCCTGGGCACCCAAGCTGCAGCCGACTTCTGTGTGCAGGCAGCAGCCTCCAGGCATCTCCCGAGCCCGCCCGCACTCCCCACATCTCGGAAACAGGACCAGATTTTCCTGTGGCTGCGGCCAAGCCAGGCGGTCTGCCCTGCAGCAGCTGCACGAGGGCAGGAAGCGGCCCTCAGTCCCATCTCCGGTGGCTGCAGAGGGCCCCTGA